One genomic region from Yarrowia lipolytica chromosome 1C, complete sequence encodes:
- a CDS encoding uncharacterized protein (Compare to YALI0C01573g, similar to Saccharomyces cerevisiae RAD30 (YDR419W); ancestral locus Anc_5.523, similar to uniprot|O42917 Schizosaccharomyces pombe Sister chromatid cohesion protein eso1), with amino-acid sequence MSRFTYRNLYNLKTPEKSFDSPMACIVHLDMDAFFAQVEQVRLGLPPGTPVACRQWDGLIAVGYAARASGITRHMRAPEAQKLCPNLVMAHAASFKRGEDMWEYHANPSADDYKISLDPYRQAGKKVLNIVKQYSSVVEKASVDESYLDLGPRIFNEIMIAFPQLQLLDNDLDNFLPAPPRAHELKIRGYNWDGLGVLEIVTDVSRFDPDIRVHDDTMVTDWDDLVLMFGARISKRMREQVYEELKYTCSAGIARCRSVAKLASAQNKPNNQTVVRAGALNNYLKKKSLTDIGGMGGKLGEEVLEKLGLDKESKDNITQVQALSKQQLQQKLQNASLTEKVFNLARGNLYRGLKTRIELKSMLSAKNFARVPLKDRKEAELWLVVFAGELAMRIVEHEKELGTCRRPRTVSLQHARFKPMVKRSRQQDLPLVHTNKLKEELFAAGVKLLKLIENEPEHDAYPISMLSLSVTGFVELPAGASIGHFFKTITTEAREKAAVEKTKAQQVNTLWNKPKEEKKSSGKDITQFFAKKPKEKKDSDETTKKPEASDPEVKKPLSSEANDYNSSSLFVFSDDEMDEYIDTFTCPKCDKKYPIDEEMEHSDWHVAVELSKANRPEPKPLKVVKPKGKRKGDRQARLAF; translated from the coding sequence TCGCCCATGGCCTGCATTGTGCACTTGGACATGGACGCCTTCTTCGCCCAGGTGGAACAGGTGCGTCTCGGTCTTCCTCCAGGCACTCCGGTGGCGTGTCGACAGTGGGACGGACTGATTGCTGTGGGCTATGCGGCTCGAGCGTCGGGAATCACGCGTCATATGAGAGCTCCGGAGGCCCAAAAGCTGTGTCCTAATTTGGTTATGGCCCATGCAGCTTCTTTCaaacgaggagaagacatgtGGGAGTACCATGCCAATCCCTCGGCGGACGACTACAAAATCTCTTTGGATCCCTATCGACAGGCTGGAAAGAAGGTgctcaacattgtcaagcAGTACTCttcggtggtggagaaggccagTGTTGACGAAAGTTATCTCGACCTGGGCCCTCGGATCTTCAATGAGATCATGATTGCATTTCCTCAattgcagcttctggacaATGATCTGGACAATTTCCTGCCCGCTCCACCCCGTGCCCATGAGCTGAAGATCAGAGGATACAACTGGGACGGTCTGGGAGTGCTGGAAATCGTCACTGATGTGTCACGATTCGATCCTGATATCAGAGTTCATGACGATACCATGGTGACGGACTGGGACGACCTGGTTCTCATGTTTGGCGCCAGAATATCCAAACGGATGCGAGAACAAGTCTATGAAGAGCTCAAGTACACTTGTTCGGCTGGTATTGCGCGCTGTAGAAGcgtggccaagctggcTAGTGCACAAAACAAACCCAACAATCAAACGGTGGTCAGAGCAGGAGCTCTCAACAACTACCTGAAAAAGAAGAGTCTGACAGACATTGGAGGAATGGGGGGAAAGCTGGGAGAGGAGGttttggagaagctggGGCTGGATAAGGAAAGCAAGGACAATATCACCCAAGTCCAGGCCTTGTCGAAACAACAGTTGCAACAGAAGCTGCAGAATGCTTCTCTCACAGAAAAAGTGTTTAATCTGGCACGTGGAAATCTGTATCGAGGACTCAAGACGCGAATTGAGCTCAAGTCGATGCTTTCAGCCAAAAACTTTGCCAGAGTGCCCTTGAAGGATCGAAAGGAAGCAGAGTTATGGCTGGTTGTGTTTGCAGGAGAGCTGGCTATGCGTATTGTGGAGCATGAAAAAGAGCTGGGCACCTGTAGGCGTCCCAGAACGGTGTCTCTTCAACATGCTCGGTTCAAACCGATGGTGAAGCGGTCTAGACAGCAAGACTTGCCATTGGTACACACTAATAagctgaaggaggagttatttgctgctggtgtcaagctgctcaagctgaTTGAGAATGAGCCTGAGCACGATGCATATCCCATATCCATGCTTTCTCTGTCTGTCACTGGGTTTGTGGAGCTTCCAGCGGGTGCCTCTATTGGACATTTCttcaagaccatcaccacagAGGCTCGAGAGAAGGCCGcggtggagaagaccaaggctCAGCAGGTCAACACATTGTGgaacaagcccaaggaggagaagaagagctcggGTAAGGACATCACGCAGTTCtttgccaagaagcccaaagagaagaaggattCTGATGAGACAACCAAGAAGCCAGAAGCATCCGACCCCGAAGTGAAGAAACCTCTGAGTTCTGAAGCTAATGATTACAACTCCTCTTCGCTATTCGTGTTCAGTGACGATGAGAtggacgagtacattgacACCTTCACTTGCCCGAAGTGCGACAAAAAGTACCCCATCgatgaggagatggagcacAGTGACTGGCATGTGGCTGTGGAGTTGAGCAAGGCCAATCGACCTGAACCCAAGCCTTTGAAGGTCGTCAAGCCCAAGGGGAAGAGAAAGGGAGATCGTCAGGCGAGGTTGGCCTTCTAG